The following is a genomic window from Longimicrobium sp..
CTGATGTGGACCGTGCGGATGGACATCGGCTACGGGCCCGTGTTCATCGCCCCCGGCCGGGCGCCGTTCGTCGCCAGCCTGTGCCAGCACGGCAACCTGCACGTAAACGTCTACGATGCGGCCGCCGTCGGTCCGCTGCGCGATGCGGCGCGAGACGCCGGGTTCGTGGAGTGGACCGACGGCACGTGCCGCGAGCGCACGGGAGAGGGCGCCATCCCCGGGCGCGGCCTGTTCACCGGCGCGCGGCCGCCGCGCTCGCGCGGGAAATTCCAGCGGAAGGATGCCGGCTGATGCCGATCCGCAACTACGGCGTGCTGAAGGGGCGCGTGCTGCACGGCATTCCCGAGCACCGCCTGCGCACCCCGCACTACGAGATCCTGGTGGATGCCGGCGGAATCCGCTTCCGCGTCGCCGTCGACACGCGCTCGATGGACCGCGGGAGCCCGGACCTGCTCTTCTTCTGCGACGAAGATTTCCGTCACCCGCTCACCGGGGACCTGGAGGCGCTGGACGACGGATTTCACCCGCTCGGCGGCGGCGCGAGGCTGGACTACGTGCGCGGCGGCTTCGTGCGCCGCGAGCAGATGCAGCCGCTGCCGCTGGACCGGCCGGGGCGCGACAACGACCTGAACGAGAAGGTCGGACACTGGGTGGAGATCGCCGCGTCGGACCGGGGCGTGGCGCTGTACGCGTTCGGCGGGCGCTGGGGGCCCGAGCCGCAGCGGCGCGATGCGGTGTTCGGCTTTCTCCCCGGCAACGGGCTGCACGACGTGCACATGAACCAGGGCAACCCGCCCGGCCGCCACGCGCACGACAACGGCGCCGGCCAGGACGGCGCGCTCTTCTTCCACCTGCAGCGCGAGAACCGCTGGATCGCGCTCTTCCTGGCCTTCCAGTCGCAGAGCTGGGAGGCGGATGGAGGCGGCCACACGCTGGAGCCGCACCCGGACGACCTGGGGAGATTCCATGGATACGGACAGAGCCACCGGCGCCGCTGAGCGCTCACGAATCGTGGCAGATGAAGGCCGCGCCGCAGAGGAAGCATCCTCTGCGGCGCGGTTCTTTACGTCGCGTGGGGCGCCCCTTCAGCAGTCGGTCCAGCAGCTGTTGTAGCACCAGGTATTGGAGCACGCTTCCCAGGTGCAGTATGCGTTGTAGGGGTCCTGCGTGGGCTGCGTGCTGTTGCACATCCCATAGCACAGCGATTCCTTGCTGTCGCTGTCGTGCGCGGCCACGGTGCCGCGAGCGGCAGGCGCGGCGTGCGTGTCGAACGCCTCCACCTGGAGCGTGTCGACGTCGAGCTTCAGCTTCTTCCGCATGGTGTCTCTCCGGACTGAAGGGTGAACCGGTCGGTGATGATAGGAGAGGATGAAGCTTGCTTCCAGTCTGTTTCGGCGCAATGAGGACGGCGGAGAAGCGAAAACGAGAGCCGCGGAGGATGCGTCCTCCGCGGCTCTCGTCATCTCCCGGACCGTCCTGGCGGCCTCTCGTCAGGCCGCGTCGCCCTGGTCGTCGACCATCTGCGGGAGGGTGGTCATCTCCTTGATCATCAGCTTGCGCTCCCCGCGGGGGAGCTGGAGCGATACCTTGTCGCCCTTCTTCTTCCCAATCAGCGTCTGCCCCAGCGGGCTGGCCACCGAGATCTGGCCGCTGTCGATGTCGATGTAGTCGCCGAAGACAAGCGTGTACGTCTCCTCCTCGCGCGTGCGCATGTCCACCACGGTCACGCGCGAGCCGAAGCCGATGCGGTCCGACGGGATCTCGGAAAGGTCGATCTTCGACAGCTCGCCGTAGCGCTTGGTCAGGTGGTTCAGGCGCGCCTGCACGAACTGCTGGCGCTCCAGCGCGCTCTTGTACTCGCTGTTCTCGCGCAGGTCGCCGTGCTCCACCGCCTTCTGAATGGCCTTCGGCAGGGTGATCTGCAGCTCGTGCGTCAGCCGCTCGATCTCTTCGCCCAGCTTGTTCTTCAGCTCTTCAAGCATCTGCGGTCAGCCGATGATGGTAACGTCGCCCATGTTCCCGAAGGGGCGAATGTAACCGTGTTGCGGGCAAACGCGCTACGTCTTTCCCGCTCGCGGCGCGGCGGGGCCAGCGGACTCGGTGACGGCGGAGCGATCTGCCGACGAACGCCGGAACAGCGCCAGCACCAGCGCGCCGCCCAGCAGCTCGCCTGCGATGTTCCACAGGCGCGCGGCGATGGAGATGAGGGCGGCCACGCCGACGGGTAGGAGGGGGAGGAGGAGCTGCTTCATCGCGTACTCGCGCACGCCCAGGCCGCCGGGGGCGAAGAAGACGATCCATCCCGCCGCGAACGAGAGCGCGTTCACACCACTGACCATCGGCAGGTGCGCGGGCGCCATCGGCGTCAGCGAGCGGAGGAAGAGCCAGTACGCGGCGCCGTACATTGCCCAGCTGGCCAGCGACATCGCCAGCAGCCCCAGGCCGTATCCCCACGAGCCGTTCCAGCGGATGGTCTCGCGCTTCAGCAGGCGGGGGATGATGCCGAGCATGGCGTTCAGGAAGCGCGGATGCACGAACCCCGCGGCCGCGACGGTCGCCGCGGCGCCGATCGCGATCACCGCAGGCGGAGGCAGGGCGGGGAAGAGCGGCGCGGCCAGCGTCCACGCGGAGACGAGGAGCGCGGAGAGGAGCGTGATTCCCGTGTGCACCAGCAGCGACGTCAGCAGCACCGCGGCGGAGAGGCCGGCCGAGCGGCTGAGCTGCGCGGCGGTGAGGAACTGGAAGACGGTGCCGGGGATGTAGCGCGCCAGGTTGGACAGGAACCAGATGCGCAGCAGCGTGCCGAAGCGCACCGGCGCGTGCTCGAAGCGGCGCAGCACCATCCCCCACACCCACACGCCCCAGACCAGCATCGCCACCAGCAGCGCGATGCTGGCGGCCAGCAGGAGCGGGTCCACCTGCCAGTCGAAGGCGCGGACGCGCGGCCAGTCGCGGGCGATGCTGCGGACGAGAAAGAAGGCCGCCGCCGCGATCAGCAGCGCGGTGGCGGCCTTCTTCCACGCGGGCGAGAGCTTCATCCCGCCGGGGCCGGCTCGGGCGCCGCGGCGGCCGCGTCACCCCGCCGCCTGCGCCAGGCCACCAGCAGCCACGCGCCGTACGCGGCGAGCAGCACCAGCGTCGCCAGCCAAACCCAGAAACCGGTGTGCAGCGACGGGGAATCGAAGGTGAAGACGACGCGGTGCTGCCCGGCGGGGATCACCACGCCGCGGAAGGTGTGGTTCGTCCGGTAGATCTCCGCCGGGCGGCCGTCCACCATGGCCTTCCAGTCCGGGTACCAGTTGTCCGCCAGCACCAGCAGCCCGGCGCCGCTCGCCTGCGCGGCCACCTCCACGCGGTCGGCGTCCTCGCGGGTGACGCGGGCGGCGCCCTGCAGCTGCGGCCCGGCGAGCGCCAGGTCGCGCGGGCTCTCCACCACGGCCGACTTCCGGGGGTCCCACCCCGGCTGCTGCATCGCCTGCAGCGTCTGCCCCTCGCCGGCGCGGATGGCCTGGCCCACGACCCAGGCGCGCGGCAGGGCGTTCACGTTCTCGTAGACGACGGCCTGCTGCCCCTGGAAGGCGGGACGCAGCCAGTCGACGCCCAGCGGCTGCGAGCTCACCAGGTAGCGCACGTTGTCGGCGTTGATGAAGCGCGGGTCCTGCAGGAAGTTGTGGAAGTCCGGCGTGGTTCCCGGCCCGGCGCCCACGTACTCGTTGTAGCGCTGCAGCTGGTTGCCGTGCTCGCCGCCCGCCTGGTCGATGCCGTGGTACATCGGGTAGTTCATCACCCGCGGCCACGCGCTCTGCTGCCCCAGCGGCCACACGCGGAACGGCCCCGCCGCCTGCTGCGTCTTCAGGAACCCGGCTACGTCGTCCTCGGCGTAGTACTCGGCCGGCGCGGGGATGGTGTAGAAGAACTTCTTCCCCAGCATCCACAGGTCCGCCGTGGTCACCGCCGCCAGGATCCACATCGCCGCGGCGGGGCCGATGCGGCGCGAGGTCCACGCCCACAGCACCGCCGTGGCGCCCGCCGCGAAGACGGCGAAGCGCATCCACCCCGGCGCGGCGCTGGGCTCGCCCGGCTGGCCGGGGTGCGAGCCCAGCGCGGCCGCGCCCAGGAAAGCGATCACCACCACCACGCCGCCGATCCACAGCACCAGGTCCAGCCGTTCCCGGTTCTCGGCGGACGCCTTGCGGTCCGCCGCGGCCTCGCGGGCGCGGGCGAGCGACTCCAGCGCCAGCGCGCCCATCGCCACCACCGAGAAGGCGACCATGCCGTACGCCAGGTCCGGCGCGCGGAACTTTTTCAGCCCCGGCAGCAGCGTCCAGTACAGGTGGTAGAGCGGGGTGTGGCCGCCGAACGCCAGCGTCAGGAAGAAGAGCGCCGCCCCCGCGAAGAACCACCAGTGGCGGTTCCGCCGCGCGTACCAGAAGCCCAGCGCGAAGAGGACGAGCGCCACCGCGCCCACGTACTCGCTGTGCAGCTTGAAGCCGTTCTCGCCGTGGTACGCCGAGAACGCCGGCCGGCCGTCGGTCGGGTCGACCACGGAAAGCCCGAGCTGCTCCGGCACCGCCATCGCCACCACGTTCACCGGCGGCATCGAGTACGAGACCGAGTACTCGTAGCCACGCCCCTCGCTCCCCGCGCGCGGCGAGTGCGAGACGTAGCTGGTGAAGGGGAGGAAGTTCACCGCGCCCATCGCGAACCCGAACGCGACGGCGCCGACGCCCAGGAGCACCACCTTGGCCAGCACCCGCCCGCGGCGGACGGTGCCGAGGTGGACGAGGCAGAAGACGGCCCAGACCAGCGCGCCCACCAGCATGTACCACGCGACCTGGATCTGGAACGAGAGCAGCGCGAAGCCGACCGCCGCCGCCGCGCCCGCGAACGGCGCCACCGCGACCGTGCGGATGCCGCGGTGCAGGAAGTAGAAGAGCAGGGGAACCAGGGAGAGGACGATGATCCGCCCGTCGTGCCCGGCATACACCCACGAGGTCAGGATCCCCGTCCACTGGAAGGCCAGGCCGGCCACGAAGGCCACCCACGGCCGCGACCCCATCTCCCGCGCCAGCAGGTACATCCCCCAGCCGGCCACGAAGAACTGGAAGAGGAAGATGGCCGGCAGGATCCCCTGCACGGGGAGCAGCCAGTCGGCCAGGAAGCGCACCGGATAGTACGCGCTGCCGGGGTTGGCGAAGTACGGCACGCCGCCGTACACCCACGGCACCCACTGCGGCAGGTGCCCCGCGGCAAAGCTCTTCGAGATGAAGCTCTGGAAGGCGAAGCCGGAGTTGGAGAAGTCCGTCCCGTACACCTGCCTTCCCGGGAGGAAGGCGGGAAGGAAGTAGACCAGCGCCAGCGCGAGGTAGATCGCGGCGGCGAGGCTCGTTCCCATGCGCGGCTCGGTCTCGGGCGGCGGGGCCAGCATCGAGGCGCGGCGCGCGGGCGCGGCGGCGGTGGCGGTCTTCTTGGTCACGTTCGGCAGATGGAGATGGGTATCGACTCGCGAAATCCCGGAATCCGCGCGAGGTCCGACAGGGAATCGCGCGACGATCGTTGGAAGATGCCACTGAAGTGGCGGCTACAACGGCACGCAGTCCGCCCGCGCGGACTTCCCGCGATCCGGGCTTCAGCCCGTCGCGGCGAGCTTCTGGAGGAACTCGAAGTGGCGGTCGGCCACCTTCTCCCAGCGGAAGCGCTGCGCGGAGATGCGGGCGGAGGCGGACAGCGTCTCGCGCGCGGCGGCGTCCTCCAGCAGGCGCTCCGTCGCGTCCGCCAGCGCCCGCGCGTCGCCGGCGGGAACGAGCATGCCGCCGCGGGGGGCGTCGACCACCTCGGGGAGCGAGCCGGCGGCGGCGGCCACGAGGGGGACGCCGGCGGCCATCGCCTCGGCGGCCACCATCCCGAAGCCCTCGAAGCGCGACGGCATCAGCTGCACCGCCGCGCCGGCGAACAGGCGCTGCCGCTCCGCCTCGTCCACGGCGCCCAGGAGGCGCACGTTGCCCTCGATCCCCAGCTCGCGCGACATCGAGCGGACGCGCTCCATGTCCTTGCCGCGCCCCGCGATGCGCATCTCCACCTCAGGCCGTTTCCGGGCCAGGATGGCGACCGCCTGGAGGAGCGTGTCGAGCCCCTTCTGGATCACGTCCAGCCGCCCGAAGTAGAGCAGGTAGTCCTCCGGACGGCGCGGCAGCTCGAAAAGCTCGCCCGGCACGCCCGCGTACACAAGGTCGATGGGGACTTCGGGCGCGACGATGGCGCGCAGCAGCTCGTACGTGGCCGTCGACGTGGCGGTGAGGCGGCGGGCGCGGCGGATCATCGCCTTCTCCAGCCCCGAAAGGGCGGGAGCGAGCACCGGGCCCCACCGCTCGCGCGCCGTGGGCCCGGTCACGTGGTGCACGGTGATCCCGGACGGCCGTTTGCGCGGCATCAGGATGGGCGTGTACGACGAGAAGTCGAACACCGCCGCGTCGTACTCCGCCGTCCGCAGGAGCCGGTTCGCCGCTGCCGCGTACGTCACCCGGCTCCACGCGTACGGCCCGCGCGCGCCCAGGCGCAGGTAGCGCACGCCGTCGATCGTCTCGTCCTTCGCGCCGGGGTAGCTCCCCGTGGCCACCGTCGCGTCCACGCGGTCGGTGAGGCGGCGGTACAGCTCCAGCACGCGCACGGCGCCGCCGCCCGCCACCCACGGGTTCCGCGGATCGTCGTAGATGACGTGGAGGACCTTGAGCCGCAACGGAAGCGTTCCGGGATGCGAGGCGGGCGGGCGAGCCATGTGCGTGAGCGGGCGGAAGATAGCCGCGCCCGGCCCGCGCGGGCAACCGCCGCGGGCGAGCCCACGAAGCCCGCGACGCAAAACGGCGACGGCGCCCGCGCCTTCCGCGCGGACGCCGTCGCTTTCGCGGCGAAGCGAGCCTGGGGCGCTACCAGCTAGCCTGCCACGCGCCGCTGCGATGCGTCCGCCGCGCGGAAGAGCTTCACGTTGTCCAGCAGCAGCCCGAAGCCGTCGGCGCCGGCGTTCTCGAAGCGCAGCCGCGCCACCACCGGCCGCCGCACGTGGATGGTGCGGGTGAAGACGCGGAACGGCGCCTCGGGCGGCAGCGTGATCTCCTCGCGGAAGGCGTTGCCCAGGCTCACCGTGGTGGTGTTCACGTCGCCGCGGTGCGAGCCGGCGAGGCGGAAGGAGAGCGCGTAGTCGCCCGGCTCCAGCGCGAAGCTCTGCCGCGAGACCAGCGCTCCGGACTCGAAGTGCACGTGGTCCGGGCGGTCGCCGTCCAGGTCCACGTACAGGCCGTTCCCCGGCAGGAAATCCCAGTCCGAGTTGGCGCCCACCAGGTCCACCGTTCCGCCCACCACCTCCCACTGGCGGAAGCGGGCGTACATCAGCGTGGGGATTCCCTCGTTCTCGCCGTCGAAGTCGTCCTGCAGCAGG
Proteins encoded in this region:
- a CDS encoding transcription elongation factor GreA codes for the protein MLEELKNKLGEEIERLTHELQITLPKAIQKAVEHGDLRENSEYKSALERQQFVQARLNHLTKRYGELSKIDLSEIPSDRIGFGSRVTVVDMRTREEETYTLVFGDYIDIDSGQISVASPLGQTLIGKKKGDKVSLQLPRGERKLMIKEMTTLPQMVDDQGDAA
- a CDS encoding YukJ family protein — translated: MPIRNYGVLKGRVLHGIPEHRLRTPHYEILVDAGGIRFRVAVDTRSMDRGSPDLLFFCDEDFRHPLTGDLEALDDGFHPLGGGARLDYVRGGFVRREQMQPLPLDRPGRDNDLNEKVGHWVEIAASDRGVALYAFGGRWGPEPQRRDAVFGFLPGNGLHDVHMNQGNPPGRHAHDNGAGQDGALFFHLQRENRWIALFLAFQSQSWEADGGGHTLEPHPDDLGRFHGYGQSHRRR
- a CDS encoding YfhO family protein, which translates into the protein MTKKTATAAAPARRASMLAPPPETEPRMGTSLAAAIYLALALVYFLPAFLPGRQVYGTDFSNSGFAFQSFISKSFAAGHLPQWVPWVYGGVPYFANPGSAYYPVRFLADWLLPVQGILPAIFLFQFFVAGWGMYLLAREMGSRPWVAFVAGLAFQWTGILTSWVYAGHDGRIIVLSLVPLLFYFLHRGIRTVAVAPFAGAAAAVGFALLSFQIQVAWYMLVGALVWAVFCLVHLGTVRRGRVLAKVVLLGVGAVAFGFAMGAVNFLPFTSYVSHSPRAGSEGRGYEYSVSYSMPPVNVVAMAVPEQLGLSVVDPTDGRPAFSAYHGENGFKLHSEYVGAVALVLFALGFWYARRNRHWWFFAGAALFFLTLAFGGHTPLYHLYWTLLPGLKKFRAPDLAYGMVAFSVVAMGALALESLARAREAAADRKASAENRERLDLVLWIGGVVVVIAFLGAAALGSHPGQPGEPSAAPGWMRFAVFAAGATAVLWAWTSRRIGPAAAMWILAAVTTADLWMLGKKFFYTIPAPAEYYAEDDVAGFLKTQQAAGPFRVWPLGQQSAWPRVMNYPMYHGIDQAGGEHGNQLQRYNEYVGAGPGTTPDFHNFLQDPRFINADNVRYLVSSQPLGVDWLRPAFQGQQAVVYENVNALPRAWVVGQAIRAGEGQTLQAMQQPGWDPRKSAVVESPRDLALAGPQLQGAARVTREDADRVEVAAQASGAGLLVLADNWYPDWKAMVDGRPAEIYRTNHTFRGVVIPAGQHRVVFTFDSPSLHTGFWVWLATLVLLAAYGAWLLVAWRRRRGDAAAAAPEPAPAG
- a CDS encoding glycosyltransferase family 4 protein, whose amino-acid sequence is MRLKVLHVIYDDPRNPWVAGGGAVRVLELYRRLTDRVDATVATGSYPGAKDETIDGVRYLRLGARGPYAWSRVTYAAAANRLLRTAEYDAAVFDFSSYTPILMPRKRPSGITVHHVTGPTARERWGPVLAPALSGLEKAMIRRARRLTATSTATYELLRAIVAPEVPIDLVYAGVPGELFELPRRPEDYLLYFGRLDVIQKGLDTLLQAVAILARKRPEVEMRIAGRGKDMERVRSMSRELGIEGNVRLLGAVDEAERQRLFAGAAVQLMPSRFEGFGMVAAEAMAAGVPLVAAAAGSLPEVVDAPRGGMLVPAGDARALADATERLLEDAAARETLSASARISAQRFRWEKVADRHFEFLQKLAATG
- a CDS encoding lysylphosphatidylglycerol synthase domain-containing protein encodes the protein MKLSPAWKKAATALLIAAAAFFLVRSIARDWPRVRAFDWQVDPLLLAASIALLVAMLVWGVWVWGMVLRRFEHAPVRFGTLLRIWFLSNLARYIPGTVFQFLTAAQLSRSAGLSAAVLLTSLLVHTGITLLSALLVSAWTLAAPLFPALPPPAVIAIGAAATVAAAGFVHPRFLNAMLGIIPRLLKRETIRWNGSWGYGLGLLAMSLASWAMYGAAYWLFLRSLTPMAPAHLPMVSGVNALSFAAGWIVFFAPGGLGVREYAMKQLLLPLLPVGVAALISIAARLWNIAGELLGGALVLALFRRSSADRSAVTESAGPAAPRAGKT